One Phoenix dactylifera cultivar Barhee BC4 chromosome 14, palm_55x_up_171113_PBpolish2nd_filt_p, whole genome shotgun sequence DNA window includes the following coding sequences:
- the LOC103707493 gene encoding uncharacterized protein LOC103707493, with protein MDDFSFPTAPVAQEPLCQVPFPLWFVSSIADQKAVHHRRRSFSSAEEAANIAAALEIASPALSEGGRYQFLNDEERMDMLWEDFNEELSRLSCDQKRGPMNGEASSDLTSTSGSKTDPSRHGMTADRRSVRSSAASKTGSIIHHRRPSLLLMLKVLKKLFLIQKTSSSKRKPLH; from the coding sequence ATGGATGACTTCAGCTTCCCTACCGCTCCAGTAGCACAAGAGCCCCTCTGCCAGGTCCCCTTTCCCTTGTGGTTTGTGTCCTCCATCGCCGACCAAAAGGCCGTCCATCATCGCCGGAGAAGCTTCTCTTCAGCCGAAGAAGCTGCCAACATCGCCGCCGCACTGGAGATAGCCTCGCCGGCGCTCAGTGAGGGTGGCAGATACCAGTTTCTCAATGATGAAGAGAGGATGGACATGCTCTGGGAGGACTTCAATGAAGAGCTAAGCCGCCTGTCTTGTGATCAGAAGAGGGGGCCAATGAACGGGGAGGCGAGCTCTGACCTGACATCGACGTCCGGAAGCAAAACGGATCCGAGCAGGCATGGAATGACGGCGGACCGGCGCAGCGTTCGGTCATCAGCCGCATCGAAGACCGGCAGCATAATTCACCATAGAAGGCCAAGCTTGCTTCTGATGCTCAAGGTACTCAAGAAGCTGTTCTTGATTCAGAAGACCAGTTCTTCCAAGAGGAAACCACTTCATTGA